The Klebsiella quasivariicola region ATTTTTCCACCGTCACGCCGGACTGCTGGACTTCGCTCGGCAGTCGCGATTCCGCCTGCTGGACTTTGTTTTGCACCTGCACCTGGGCGGTGTCCGGGTCGGTCCCCTGCTCAAAGGTGACGGTGATGCTGACCGAGCCATCGGAGCTGCTGGTGGAGCTGAAGTAGAGCAGGTGGTCGAGCCCGGTGAGCTGCTGCTCGATCACCTGGGTGACGCTGTTTTCCAGGGTTTCGGCGGACGCCCCGGTATAGGTGGCGGAGATTTTCACCGCCGGCGGAGCGACGTCCGGATACTGGCCTACCGGCAGGGTGCGGATCGCCAGTACCCCGGCGAGCATAATCAGAATGGCGATCACCCAGGCAAAGACCGGGCGACGCACGAAGAAACGGGAGAACATCAGGCGTTGCCTCCGTTATTGTTGACGGCAACGGCCTTCACTGTCTGTCCGGGGGCCACTTTACCGGTGCCTTCGACAATCAGTTTATCGCCCGCTTTCAGGCCGCTCAGCACCAGCCATTTATCGCCGTAGGTGTCGCCGGTTTCCACGGTACGCTGTTCAACTTTGTTGGCGGCATCGACCACCAGCGCCGTGGCGTCGCCTTTGGCATCGCGGGTGATCCCCTGCTGCGGGGCGAGGATCGCGTCGTTCATAATGCCTTCATCGATGCGCGCGCGGACAAACATCCCCGGCAGCAGGACGTGCTGCGGGTTGGGGAAGATAGCGCGCAGGGTCACCGAGCCGGTGGATTCATCGACGGCGACTTCGGTGAGCGCCAGACGCCCTTTTTCCTGATAGGTGCTGCCATCTTCCAGGGTTAAGGTCACGCTGAGGGTATCGCTGTTGCTGGCCAGGCTTTGTTTGCGTAAACGCAGGAGATCGACGCTGGATCGCGTCAGATCGACATACATGGTGTCTAGCCCGCGGATCGTCGCCAGCGCGGTATCCTGATCGGCGGAGACCAGCGCCCCCGGCGTAACCGACGAGATGCCGATGCGCCCGGCAATCGGCGCGGTGACGGTGGTCCAGTTCAGGTTGATGCGCGCGCTCTCCAGCGCCGCTTTTTTCGATTCCACGCTGGCCTTGTCCTGGGCGCAGGTGGAGGCGGCGTCGTCGGCATCCTGGCGGGAAACGCCGTTATCCCTGACCAGCGACGCGTAGCGCTGGGCCTTCTGGCAATCGGAGACCACCAGCGCCTGGGCCTGTTTCAGCGCGGCCGCCGCTTCGTTCCAGGTCGCGCGATAGCTGGAGGGATCGATCTGGTAAAGGGCCTGCCCGGCCTTCACCATATCGCCTTCGGTAAACAGGCGTTTCTGAATGATGCCGCCCACCTGCGGGCGAACTTCGGCGCTGAGCGAGGCGGTGGTGCGGCCGGTGAGCTGGCTAACTACCGGCACCGGCTGGCTTTGCAGGGTGACCACGCCCACTTCCGGCGTGGGTTGCTGCGGAGCAGATGTCTGCGCATTATCGCATCCGCTAAGGAGAAATAATGCTGTCGCGATGGGAGCTATGATGTATTTCATTATATTTTCTCAAGATATAAGACGTCCGCCCCGTTTATTTAAAAACGAGGGAATAGGTTGGGCGCTGAGGCATTTTCGGATTACCGAAAATGACAAAAAAGGAACACAGATGTTCCTGAACGTGATTGTTATTGTGTCTCCGTTGAAGCCAACCTCTTCGGTCTTCAGGAGGTGAAAAGCGCATCTCCTCTGGTTTTGTGGTGAGAATGATCATTCTCATTTTTCTCCATTATACGATCCGCCGCGATAATGGAAAGGTTTTTTTGCTTACTTTTAGAACACAAAAAATTAAGGCAAATAATCATGGAGAAAATAAGAATATTTTGTGAAAGTGGAGAGGGAAAATAACGATTCGGCATCGCAATACTGGAGATAGTTAATGACACTAATCATTACAAAAAGCATTAATCCCGACGATCAACAAGAATTGCTTGCCGGTCTGCGGCACTATAATCAGCAGTATCTCGATGCGGCACAGTTTGGCGATCTGGGGGTTTACTCCCGCGATGCGCAGGGGGTGATGCAGGGCGGGCTGATTGCCAAACGCAAGGGCAACTGGCTGTGCATTGAGTATCTGTGGGTCAGCGAGACGACGCGCGGGCGCGGGCTGGGGAGCGAGCTGATGCAGGAGGCGGAACAGCAGGCGCAGGCGCTAGGCTGCAGCCATCTGCTGGTGGATACCTTTAGCTTCCAGGCGCTGCCGTTTTATCAGAAATTAGGCTATCAGCTGCAGATGTCGCTGCCCGACTTCCCGCACGCAGGGATGCAGCGCCACTATTTGTCGAAGGCGCTATAACGGTCCTGGTATCCCCGGGCGGTCAGGTACCGTACCTGTGGTTGTGCCGGATGGCGGCTGGCGCCTTATCCGGCCTACGCAGTCCTCCCGTCGTTTCGCCCCACCCAGGACCGGCAAGCGCAGCGCCGCCGGGCAGGATATCAGGCACGGCACCAGTATTCTTGCCGGGTGGCGCCTGTCGCCTTACCCGTCCTGGGGTTCGTGCGGCCTGTTATTGATATACCCACTTGCGCGACTGAAACTGCCGGTGCTGGCGGCCTCAAAATCGCTGAGACGTTCCCGGAAGGCCGGGGCAGCCCGCATGGATGCGGGCTGAGGGCCGTGTTTTGCATGGATAATGAGATGGACGCTCCAGATTTTACGGTATCAAAGTACCAGACTGGATCGTTGCAATACGTCCTAAAAAATGAGGAGCGTCCACATGAAAGTATCAACTCTTGGTATCGACCTGGCAAAGAACGTTTTTCAGCTTCATGGTGTCGATCACGAAGGCCATACTATTTTGCGTAAGAAGCTGACTCGGGCTAAGTTCGTTCAGTTTGTTATTCAACTGGACCCTTGCCTGATTGGCATGGAAGCCTGTTCATCCAGCCATCATTTTGCACGGTTATTCAGTCGCCACGGCCATGAGGTAAAACTCATTCCTCCGCAATATGTGAAGCCCTATGTCAAAACGAACAAGACGGATGCAGCAGACGCTGAAGCAATTTGCGAAGCGGTAACCCGCCCGAATATGCGTTTTGTACAGATAAAAACCGAAGAGCAGCAGGCCGTTCTAGCGTTACACACTGAACGGGGAATACTTATCCGTGAGCGGATCGCCTGTTCCAATAGTTTAAGAGCCACACTTGCTGAGTTTGGAATTACGATTGCGGCCGGACAAAGCCATTTAACCTGTGAGCTGCCAGCCATTCTGGAGGACGGCGAAAATGGTTTATCTCCCTTCGTCAGAACCAGCATCTACAGACAGTCTAAACATATCCGGGAACTTGAGGAGCAAGTTAAACAGGTAGAAGAAGCTCTGGACTCTTGGTACAGAACGCAGGAAGCCTGCCAGAGAATGGCCAAAATCCCGGGGGTTGGCATGCTAACGGCCACTTATGTGGTAGCAGCTGTGGGTAATGCCCGACAATTCAGTACCGCAAAGCAGTTCGCTTCATGGCTGGGGCTGACACCAAAGGAACATTCCAGCGGAGGGAAACAGCAACTGGGAGGGATCAGCAAACGTGGCGATGGATATTTCCGATACCTGCTGGTTCACGGCGCACGTGCACTTACCGCCTGGGTCAACCGGAATGGCGCGGTTGAGGAGAATTCCTGGCTTCAGGGACTACTTGAGCGGAAGCACTACAATGTAGCTGTTGTCGCCATGGCGGCAAAAACAGCAAGGATCATGTGGTCAATGTTGACACACAATACTGAATATCAACCTCGCCAGCCTGCCTGACACAAGGTCAGTCAATCTGACGAGGTGCTGAAAAAGAGTTAACGTCCTGGTAGGTGCAGGTGACTTCAGAAGATGGCAAAACAGGTAAGACCGCAGGCAGGATACACCGAGAGGTAGCAAGGGCAAGTCAGCTCGCAGAGGATGATTGGTACCTGCCTGGCGGATTTCATCATGGTTCGGGATAAAGAAATCCCATCAGAAACCGGATATATGGCTGCACCTACCCGTTTTATTACTGAACTGAAGAAAGCATTGCATTCCGGGAGCGTCCATATACGCTGCCTCGGCCCGACCCGAAGCCTGCAGGGATAAGTCGAAGGGACCGCGTAGCGGCGATGTTGCTGGCCGGAGCCCGGGGGTACAGGGGGCGGCGGCGACTGGCCGCCCCCTGTGCGCTCCCTGCGCCATAAGAGACATAGCGCAGAAGAAATATCGGGAGCGCAATCTGCCCGGACATAACACGGGAGTGGTAGCCCTGCTAAGCGTAGCGCGAGCAGGGAAAATCCCGCATGGCGGCGCGTGGCGCCTTATCCGGGCTACAAAAGCGTCAAAACCACGCCTTAACCCCCGACGCCGTGGCCCATTAACGCCAGCGCGTGGCTGACGATAGTCTGCCGGTTGACCGCCTGTAAACGCGGATCGCTGTGGATACGCGAAAACGGCACCAGCACCAGGCTAATCACCGTGGTAAATAACAGCTCCGGCGACAGCGCCGGATTGATCTTGCCTTCCAGCTGCCAGCGACGCACTGTCTCCAGCATCACCTGAAAGCGCTCTTCGCCGAAGCGGACGTCCATATGCTGACGCAGGATCGGCATCTCGCCGATGATCTCCTGCATCCACAGCGGCGCGAACCAGGCGTTTTTCTCCGCCATATGCGCCAGCGTCTCGACCATCATCGTTAGCGCCAGCACCGGGTCCTGCGGATGATCGACAAATATGCGGCTGATGTGATTGCGCAGCGGCATAAAGCGCTCCTCAATCAGCTGGGTCACCAGCGCATCCCGCGAGCTGAAGTAGTAATGCAGCATCGCCGGCGTCACCCCGGCCTCTTTGGCGATGGCGTTCAACGATACGCGGCCCGCCCCGTCGCGGGCAAACAGCGTCAGGGCAATATCCATCAGCTGTTCGCGGTTGGCGGTACCCGGTTTTTTACCGCGTGGCCGCCCCGGGCGGCGGGGGGCATCCTGATCCTTTTGTGCTGTCATGATATGGCGATCTCTTGACCCGACTCATTCTTTCACTAAATATTAATTATGCATTTAATTAATTTCAAGCGAGCGTTGTGATGACTACTGAAGTCGCAAACCCACCGGTGCAGTCAATACGTCTGCTGTTTAGCGCATTGCTGCTGGTGATGCTGCTTTCGGCGCTGGATCAGACAATCGTCTCCACCGCGCTGCCGACGATTGTCGGCGAACTGGGCGGGCTGGACAAGCTTTCCTGGGTGGTCACTGCCTATATCCTCAGCTCCACCATTGCGGTGCCGCTGTACGGGAAATTTGGCGATCTGTTCGGTCGCAAAATTGTGCTGCAGGTGGCGATTGGACTGTTTCTCGTCGGCTCCGCGCTCTGCGGTCTGGCGCAGAATATGACCCAGCTGGTATTGATGCGTGGCCTGCAGGGGCTCGGCGGCGGCGGCCTGATGGTGATCAGCATGGCGGTGGTCGCCGACGTCATCCCGCCCGCCAACCGCGGGCGCTACCAGGGGCTGTTCGGCGGTGTCTTCGGCCTCGCGACGGTGATTGGCCCGCTGATCGGCGGCTTCCTCGTGCAGCATGCCTCCTGGCGCTGGATCTTCTATATCAACCTGCCGCTGGGCCTGTTCGCGCTGTTGGTGATCGGCGCGGTATTCCACAGCAGCAATAAACGCAGCCAGCATCAGATTGACTGGCTGGGAGCCATCTACCTCAGCATGGCGCTGCTGTGCATTATTCTGTTTACCTCGGAGGGGGGTACCGTTCGTCCATGGAGCGATCCGCAGCTATGGTGCATTCTGGCCTTCGGCCTGATCGGTATCGCCGGCTTCATTTATGAAGAACGGCTGGCGTTTGAACCGATTATCCCGTTGGATCTGTTCCGTAACCGCAGCTTTCTGCTGTGTAGCCTGATTGGCTTCGTCATCGGTATGTCGCTGTTCGGGTCGGTCACCTTTCTGCCGCTCTACCTGCAGGTGGTGAAGGAGGCGACGCCAACCGAGGCCGGGCTGCAGCTGATCCCCCTGATGGGCGGCCTGCTGCTGACCTCGATTATCAGCGGGCGGATTATCAGCCGCACTGGTAAATATCGCCTGTTTCCGATCCTCGGTACCCTGCTCGGCGTGGTGGGTATGGTGTTGCTGACCCGCATCACCATTCACTCGTCGCTGTGGCAGCTGTATCTGTTTACCGGCGTGCTGGGGGCAGGTCTGGGACTGGTGATGCAGGTACTGGTGCTGGCGGTGCAGAATGCGATGCCGGCGAAGCTGTACGGCGTGGCCACCTCCGGCGTGACCCTGTTCCGCTCGATTGGCGGCTCCATCGGCGTGGCGCTGTTTGGCGCGGTGTTCACGCATGTGCTGCAGAGCAACCTGCAAAAACTGCTGCCGGAAGGGGCGGTGCTGCCGCAGGGAATGAATCCGGTGGCGGTTCAGCACCTGCCCGCGGATATCCGCCTCGACTACCTCGACGCCTTCGGCGCGGCGATCCACGCGGCGTTCCTGATGGCGGCCGGCATTATGGCGGTGGCGTTTGTTCTCTCCTGGCTGTTAAAGGAGGCGCCGCTGAAGACCGCGGCGCATTAAGCGGCGCCAGCGATGCGCAGCAGCGCCTGACGCAGCGCCGGCGCGGCAAAATCGATAAATTTCCTCAGCTTAAGCGGCGTCAGCTCCCGTGCGGTATACAGCAAATGGACCGGCGCGGGTTCCGGCTCGACGCGCTCAAGCAGCAGGCGTAGCTCCCCGTGGCGCAGGCCATCCAGCGCCTGATAATGCAGTAAGCGGGCCACGCCCACCCCCAGCCGCGCGGCATCGGCGGCGCTCTCCGGCGTGGTGACGGATAATACCGGCGGCAGGTTAATCAGCTGGTCCTCCCGCTCGGCGGTGCGAAAGCGCCAGCCGCGATAGGGCATCGGCGATTCAATACGGATGATCGGCAGCGCCGCCAGATCGCGCGGCCGCTGCGGCTCGCCGTATTTCGCCAGCAGCGCCGGATGGGCGCAGGCCACAATCCGCATGGTGCCGAGGCGGGTGGCCACCATGCTGCTGTCCGCCAGTTCGCCAATCCGCACCGCCAGATCGACATGGTCGCCCACCAGGTCGGCATTGCGATCGCTGAGCAGCAAACGGACGCGAATTTGTGGATAACGGGCGATAAATTCACCGATCACCGGGAGAACGTGCTGGCGGCCAAACATCGTCGGCGCGGAGATCACCAGCTCGCCTTTTGGTTCCTGATATTCGCCCGTCGCCTGGCGTTCGGCGTTTTCCACCTCCTCGAGGATCCGCCGGGCGGCGGCGACATAATCGACTCCGGCGTCGGTGAGCGTCAGTTTGCGGGTGGTTCGCGCCAGCAGGCGCACGCCCAGTGCGCTCTCCAGCTCGCCAATATGGCGGCTGACGGTGGTCAACGGCATGTTCAGCGCCCGCGCCGCCGCCGACATACTCCCCAGCTCGGTCACTTTCACCAGCAGCGCCATCGCGTTTAATCGATCCATTATTATCCCGTTTTTCGGAAAGATGATTGCCACTTTACCCGTATTATCATTCCTAACAGTACAGTCCATGATGGCGCCAGACAACAGGAGGCGCTATGGCAGCAACCTTTCTCGATATCGCCGTCACCCCGGACGTGATGGATGTGCAGCATGAAATGGGCAGCGACTCGCTGTGGCAAACGCCGCACAGTCGCCGCCAGGCCGACCGCTTCGGCGACAGCGAAGCGGGGATGATCGCCACCCGCGACAGCTTTTATCTGGCGACGGTGTCGCAGAGCGGCTGGCCCTATATTCAGCATCGCGGCGGCCCGGAGGGGTTTCTGCATCTGCTGGATGACACCACCCTGGCGATGGCGGATTTCGGCGGCAACCGGCAGTACATCACCACCGGCAATCTGCGCGGCAGCGACCGGGCCTGCCTGTTTTTGATGGATTATCCGCGCCGTGCCAGGCTGAAAATCTACGCCACCGTCGAGGTGCTGGCGGCAGAGGACCACCCGCAACTGCTGGCGCAGGTGGCGCCGGCAAACTATCGCGCCCGCATTGAACGTCTGTTTCTTTTTCATTTGCAGGCGTTTGACTGGAACTGCCCGCAGCACATTACGCCGCGCTACAGCGCGCAGCAGGTGGCGGAATATAGCCAGAACCTGCAGCAGCGTATTCATGACCTGGAGCAGGAGAATCAGCGCCTGCAGCAGCAATTAGCCCGCAGAGGAGAGTAAGTATGGCCGAACAACGTCCCCCGTTACCGCCGTTTACCCGCGAGAGCGCTATCCAGAAGGTCCGCGCCGCGGAAGATGGCTGGAACAGCCGCGATGCCGAAAAAGTCGCCCTGGCCTACACCGTGGATAGCGAATGGCGCAACCGCAGCGAATTTGTCCACGGCAGGGGGCAAATTGTGGAGTTCCTGCAGCGAAAATGGCGCAAAGAGCAGCAATATCGGCTGATTAAGGAGCTATGGGCATGGCAGGAGAATCGCATCGCCGTGCGCTTCGCCTATGAGTGGTGCGACGACAGCGGCAACTGGTTTCGCTCGTACGGCAATGAAAACTGGGAGTTTGATCAGCATGGGCTGATGCAGACGCGCTACGCCTGCATCAACGATCTGCCGATTGCCGAGAGCGAGCGCCTGTTCCACTGGCCCCAGGGCCGTCGTCCGGACGATCATCCGGGGCTCAGCGATCTGGGGCTGTAAAACCGGCGTCGCCTCGCGGGTTAATCGGCTTTCGAGAAGTCAACCACCGTGTCGTTAACCCGGTTCACCATGTTGGTGAACAGGATCGCGCTGATGGCGCTGATAATCTCAATCACCTGCTGGTCGCTGAAACCGGCGTTGCGCAGCGCGGCGACGTCGGTTGCCGGCAGCGTGCCGGTGGTGGTGACCAGCGTCTGCGCGAATTTCACCAGCGCATCGAGCTGCGCGTCTTCCGCATACTCCCCGCGGCGCAGGGCATGGATCTGCTCGCTGCTGAAGCCCGCTTTTTTCGCCATCAGGGTATGCGCGGCCAGACAGTAGTCACAGCCGGTGGCTTCGCTGACCGACAGGTTAATCGCTTCCAGCTGTTGGGCGCTGAGGCTGCCTTTGTGCAGCATGGCATTGTGCGCCAGCGCCTGCTGCAGCGCCGCCGGCGAGTGACCGCCGATGGTCAGGTAGGCGTTCGGCACTTTGCCCATCGCTTTTTTGATCCCGGCGAAAATATCGGCGGCTTTACCGGTGGCGTCTTGTTCACGGATATCAGCTAAACGGCTCATGGTTAACTCCTGTTGTTATCGAGGGTGTGTGTTGGCAATGGAGTCATCTTAGGCGCTTGCCGCATGCTAGACTGGCGGTCTTCGTCTCACCTTTTTGTCTTATCGTCTCAGGAGAAGCATGGACAGTCTCAGTCATCTGCTGACGCTGCTGGCGCCGCGCTGCGAAGTGAACCTGCACTGCCGTTTCGGCGGCCGCTGGCAGGCCGGGCACGATCAAATGCGCAACGGCGTGGTGCCCTGGCACGTGGTGCTGCGCGGCGAGGGGCGGCTCAACGTCGGCAGCCAGACCCATCACCTGCGCGCGGGGGATGTCGTCCTCCTGCCCCACGGTTCGCCGCATGTGATGGAGAGCCTGGTGGAGTGGGGCCAGGTGCTGCCGGTGGCGCACCGGTTTAACGGTACGGTAACGGAAATGCGCGCCGGCCCGGCGGAGGGGGCGCTGGAGATGCTGTGCGGCGAATTTTATTTTGGCCCGCACGTCAGCTGGCTGTTCACTGAAGAATCGACGTTGATCCACCTGCATACCGATACGCGTGAAGACTGTCCGGAGCTGGAGGCGCTGCTTAACGTCCTGGTGCGCGAGAGCCTGGCGCAGCGTCCCGGCGGAAGCGCTATTGTGCGCAGCCTCGGCGATACGCTGCTGGTGCTCCTGCTGCGCATGCTGCTTGGCGAGCAACAGCCGCCCGGCGGTCTGCTGCGCCTGATGAGCGATGAACGTCTGATGCCGGCGGTGCTGGCGGTGATGGCGACCCCGGAGCAGCCGTGGACGCTGGAAACCATGGCCGCCCGTGCCTTTCTGTCGCGGGCCACCTTTGCCCGCCATTTTGCCCGCGTCTATCACCTGACGCCGCAGGCGTGGCTGTCGCAGCTGCGAATGGCGCTGGCCGCCCGGCTGCTGCGCCTGGAGCGGCAGACCAACCTCGATGTTATTGCCGAACGCTGCGGCTTTCAGTCGCTGGCGTCATTCTCGAAGCGCTTCAAAATGCGCTATGGCGTGACGCCGGGCGAGTGGCGCCGGGGCTAGCGCGTCGCGTTCCGCGAAGATGATTTTATTTCCAGTTGCGTGGTTTGCTGTTTATTACCTGACCCGAAAGTCGCTATAGTTTTGCACGGAAAAAAACAATGACAGTCAGGACGGACAGGGGTGATGAGGATGAAATTACGTTTACGGGCCGCCGCCGCAGTGATGCTGGCGGGTCTGGTACTGGTCGGCTGCGACCAAAAGGGGAATGACGCAAAGCACATTAAGGTCGGCGTGATTAACGGCGCCGAGCAGGATGTGGCGGAAGTGGCGAAGAAGGTGGCCAAAGAGAAGTACGGTCTGGAGGTCGAGCTGGTGGGGTTCAGCGGCTCGCTGCTGCCTAACGAATCAACTAACGCCGGCGATCTGGACGCCAACGTCTTCCAGCATCGGCCTTTCCTCGCGCAGGACAACAAAGCGCATAACTATCATCTGGTGGCGGTCGGCAATACCTTCGTCTTCCCGATGGCCGGCTATTCCCGCAAGATCAAGTCAGTCGCCGAACTGAAAGACGGCGCGACGATCGCCATCCCCAACGATCCGACCAACCTCGGACGGGCGCTGCTGCTGCTGCAAAAAGAGAAGCTGATTACCTTAAAAGGCGGCACCGGCCTGCTGCCGACGGCGGTGGATATCACCGACAACCCGCATAACCTGAAGATTATGGAGCTGGAAGGGGCGCAACTGCCGCGCGTGCTCGACGATCCCAAAGTCGACGTGGCCATCATCAGCACCACCTACCTGCAGCAAACCGGGCTGTCGCCGGTTCGCGACGGCATCTTTATCGAAGATAAAAACTCGCCCTACGTGAACATCATCGTGACCCGGGAAGACAACAAAGACGCGGAAAACGTGAAAGAGTTTATGCAGTCGTACCAGTCGCCGGAGGTGGCGAAGGCGGCGGAGACTATCTTCAACGGCGGCGCGGTGCCAGGCTGGTAAGCCAACACACAGGGAGAGGCGCGTATGGTACGCCAACGGCAGGCCGACCTGCTGCTGATTGCCGCGACGGTGATTGCCGCCTGCGGCTGGATATTTTCCCGCGAGGCGATCGCCGGCATGCCGGTATTCGCGTTTCTTGGGCTGCGCTTTTTCTTCGCCGCGCTGCTTCTGCTGCCGTTCTGTCGTGGTTATCGCCCGGAAAAGCCGCACTGGCCAAAGCTCATCATCAGCGGACTCTGGTTTGCCCTCAACCTCTGCCTGTGGATCTATTCGGTCTCCACGACGGCGTCGCTCGGCGAAGGGGCCTTTATCATGAGCCTGTCGATGCTGTTCGTCCCGCTGACCGCGTGGGTGATGATGAAGGTGCGCCCGCCGCGCGCCTGGTGGGAGTGCCTGCCGATCGCGGTGGTGGGCCTGGGGCTGCTCAGCCTGCATATGCCAATAGTGTTTCACCCCAGCCAGGGCTGGTTTTTGCTGACCGCGCTGGTGCAGTCGATCTGGTTCTGTTACACCAGCCGCTGTGCGCGTGAAGTGCCGCTGATCCCCCTGACCACCGTGCAGCTGGCGATCACCGGTATCGTCGGGTTGACCATCTCCGCTGCCGTTGAACGCTGGGACCAGCCGATGACCCTGCCGACCCTCGGCTGGCTGGTGGCCAGTATTGTCATCGCCACTAGCCTGCGCTTCGGCCTGCAGATGAAGGGGCAGAAGTACGCGGCGGTGGCCAGCGCGGCCATCATTATGGTGATCGAGCCGCTGCTGACGGTGATTGCCGCCGCGCTGTGGTACGGCGAACAGCTGCCGCTACAGAAGATTATCGGCGGCGTGCTGATCCTGGTGGCCCAGCTGTGGTTCCGCTGGCGGATGCTTAAGCCGTAAGCGGGCCGGTTCGCCGCTGCGCCATCAGCTGCAGCAGCGGCACCAGCGACAGCCCGTCCGGCATTTCGCCGCGGGCGATCAGCTGGTTTATCTCGTCGAAGGTAAACCAGCCGGTTTCCATCACCTCATCCTGATCCGCGTCCATACCGACCCAACGTAAACCGGTGGCCAGCCAGGTGATAAACAGCTGATCGCTGCTGCCGTAGGAGGGGTTAAAGCGAATGATCTCCTCGACGCGCTGCGCCTGCCAGCCGGTCTCTTCCCGCAGCTCGCGCAGCGCGGCGACCGCCGGGTCTTCCCCTTCATCGACGCCGCCAGAGGGGATCGCCCACACCACCTGATCGATCAGATAGCGGTAGTGGCGAAT contains the following coding sequences:
- a CDS encoding carboxymuconolactone decarboxylase family protein; its protein translation is MSRLADIREQDATGKAADIFAGIKKAMGKVPNAYLTIGGHSPAALQQALAHNAMLHKGSLSAQQLEAINLSVSEATGCDYCLAAHTLMAKKAGFSSEQIHALRRGEYAEDAQLDALVKFAQTLVTTTGTLPATDVAALRNAGFSDQQVIEIISAISAILFTNMVNRVNDTVVDFSKAD
- a CDS encoding AraC family transcriptional regulator — encoded protein: MDSLSHLLTLLAPRCEVNLHCRFGGRWQAGHDQMRNGVVPWHVVLRGEGRLNVGSQTHHLRAGDVVLLPHGSPHVMESLVEWGQVLPVAHRFNGTVTEMRAGPAEGALEMLCGEFYFGPHVSWLFTEESTLIHLHTDTREDCPELEALLNVLVRESLAQRPGGSAIVRSLGDTLLVLLLRMLLGEQQPPGGLLRLMSDERLMPAVLAVMATPEQPWTLETMAARAFLSRATFARHFARVYHLTPQAWLSQLRMALAARLLRLERQTNLDVIAERCGFQSLASFSKRFKMRYGVTPGEWRRG
- a CDS encoding GNAT family N-acetyltransferase; amino-acid sequence: MTLIITKSINPDDQQELLAGLRHYNQQYLDAAQFGDLGVYSRDAQGVMQGGLIAKRKGNWLCIEYLWVSETTRGRGLGSELMQEAEQQAQALGCSHLLVDTFSFQALPFYQKLGYQLQMSLPDFPHAGMQRHYLSKAL
- a CDS encoding pyridoxamine 5'-phosphate oxidase family protein, which encodes MAATFLDIAVTPDVMDVQHEMGSDSLWQTPHSRRQADRFGDSEAGMIATRDSFYLATVSQSGWPYIQHRGGPEGFLHLLDDTTLAMADFGGNRQYITTGNLRGSDRACLFLMDYPRRARLKIYATVEVLAAEDHPQLLAQVAPANYRARIERLFLFHLQAFDWNCPQHITPRYSAQQVAEYSQNLQQRIHDLEQENQRLQQQLARRGE
- a CDS encoding LysR family transcriptional regulator, which encodes MDRLNAMALLVKVTELGSMSAAARALNMPLTTVSRHIGELESALGVRLLARTTRKLTLTDAGVDYVAAARRILEEVENAERQATGEYQEPKGELVISAPTMFGRQHVLPVIGEFIARYPQIRVRLLLSDRNADLVGDHVDLAVRIGELADSSMVATRLGTMRIVACAHPALLAKYGEPQRPRDLAALPIIRIESPMPYRGWRFRTAEREDQLINLPPVLSVTTPESAADAARLGVGVARLLHYQALDGLRHGELRLLLERVEPEPAPVHLLYTARELTPLKLRKFIDFAAPALRQALLRIAGAA
- a CDS encoding TetR/AcrR family transcriptional regulator — encoded protein: MTAQKDQDAPRRPGRPRGKKPGTANREQLMDIALTLFARDGAGRVSLNAIAKEAGVTPAMLHYYFSSRDALVTQLIEERFMPLRNHISRIFVDHPQDPVLALTMMVETLAHMAEKNAWFAPLWMQEIIGEMPILRQHMDVRFGEERFQVMLETVRRWQLEGKINPALSPELLFTTVISLVLVPFSRIHSDPRLQAVNRQTIVSHALALMGHGVGG
- the eefA gene encoding multidrug efflux RND transporter periplasmic adaptor subunit EefA produces the protein MKYIIAPIATALFLLSGCDNAQTSAPQQPTPEVGVVTLQSQPVPVVSQLTGRTTASLSAEVRPQVGGIIQKRLFTEGDMVKAGQALYQIDPSSYRATWNEAAAALKQAQALVVSDCQKAQRYASLVRDNGVSRQDADDAASTCAQDKASVESKKAALESARINLNWTTVTAPIAGRIGISSVTPGALVSADQDTALATIRGLDTMYVDLTRSSVDLLRLRKQSLASNSDTLSVTLTLEDGSTYQEKGRLALTEVAVDESTGSVTLRAIFPNPQHVLLPGMFVRARIDEGIMNDAILAPQQGITRDAKGDATALVVDAANKVEQRTVETGDTYGDKWLVLSGLKAGDKLIVEGTGKVAPGQTVKAVAVNNNGGNA
- a CDS encoding IS110 family transposase, with the translated sequence MKVSTLGIDLAKNVFQLHGVDHEGHTILRKKLTRAKFVQFVIQLDPCLIGMEACSSSHHFARLFSRHGHEVKLIPPQYVKPYVKTNKTDAADAEAICEAVTRPNMRFVQIKTEEQQAVLALHTERGILIRERIACSNSLRATLAEFGITIAAGQSHLTCELPAILEDGENGLSPFVRTSIYRQSKHIRELEEQVKQVEEALDSWYRTQEACQRMAKIPGVGMLTATYVVAAVGNARQFSTAKQFASWLGLTPKEHSSGGKQQLGGISKRGDGYFRYLLVHGARALTAWVNRNGAVEENSWLQGLLERKHYNVAVVAMAAKTARIMWSMLTHNTEYQPRQPA
- a CDS encoding MDR family MFS transporter, producing the protein MTTEVANPPVQSIRLLFSALLLVMLLSALDQTIVSTALPTIVGELGGLDKLSWVVTAYILSSTIAVPLYGKFGDLFGRKIVLQVAIGLFLVGSALCGLAQNMTQLVLMRGLQGLGGGGLMVISMAVVADVIPPANRGRYQGLFGGVFGLATVIGPLIGGFLVQHASWRWIFYINLPLGLFALLVIGAVFHSSNKRSQHQIDWLGAIYLSMALLCIILFTSEGGTVRPWSDPQLWCILAFGLIGIAGFIYEERLAFEPIIPLDLFRNRSFLLCSLIGFVIGMSLFGSVTFLPLYLQVVKEATPTEAGLQLIPLMGGLLLTSIISGRIISRTGKYRLFPILGTLLGVVGMVLLTRITIHSSLWQLYLFTGVLGAGLGLVMQVLVLAVQNAMPAKLYGVATSGVTLFRSIGGSIGVALFGAVFTHVLQSNLQKLLPEGAVLPQGMNPVAVQHLPADIRLDYLDAFGAAIHAAFLMAAGIMAVAFVLSWLLKEAPLKTAAH
- a CDS encoding DUF1348 family protein; this encodes MAEQRPPLPPFTRESAIQKVRAAEDGWNSRDAEKVALAYTVDSEWRNRSEFVHGRGQIVEFLQRKWRKEQQYRLIKELWAWQENRIAVRFAYEWCDDSGNWFRSYGNENWEFDQHGLMQTRYACINDLPIAESERLFHWPQGRRPDDHPGLSDLGL